Within the Candidatus Methylomirabilis sp. genome, the region TGCCGGAACGTCGGCCACTCCGCGCGCAGGCGCTCCAGGGCCTCCGCCGGCGTGCGGACCTCTCCCGCCGCCTGCCACTCCGCCACGGCGGCCAGGCAGGCTCCCACCAGCGGCCCGGGAGGGATCTTGAGCGCCGCCATCACCTCCTCCCCCCGGAGGAAGGGGGCCGACGCCGCCGGCCGCATCCGGTCCCGCCGGAACGCGAAGGTCTCCCGGACGAAGGCCACCTGGCGCCGGAAGGCGGCGTCCTCCCCGCCGGTCGCCCGGACATCGGCCAGGCTGTGCAGGAGGACCTCCTCCGCCACCTCCCCCAGGTCGCGGAGGAGGCGGTAGCGCGCCCGGGGCGTCACGCTCGGCTCGGCCGCAAGCAGGATCGGGCGCAGGTGCTCGGCCACGACGGACGTGACGAGGGCCGCAGCCTGGCGGCCGAGGCGCAACCCCTCGCAGAGGCCCGCAGCCAGCTCGGCCCCCCGCGCCTCGTGTCCGAGGAACCGGACCCGGTCCCCCTCCTGGGTGCGCGTGGCCGGCTTTCCCGCGTCGTGCATGAGGGCGGCGAACAGGAGGAGGCTCCTGCGACTGATGTTCCCTTCCACGGGGGCGGCCATCCGCTCACCCGTTTCGGTCCCGGCCTCGGGGACCAGCCGGGGCAGGCGGTCCAGAACCCAGGGGATCCCCTCCACCACCTCGAGCGTGTGCTCCCAGACGTCCTGCCGGTGCGGGTCCCCCTGCGGGACCCCCTTGAGGGCGGCCAGGGGAGGGAGGATCACCG harbors:
- a CDS encoding HD domain-containing protein, giving the protein MALDVPAALQALSADPLLSTVVAAATRRGVAPLYLVGGYLRDHLLGRGLRERDLDLVCSGDCRALVAECLKALGGTLVPLDPTTVRIAFARGGDAWQVDVAALRGEGIEADLVQRDFTVNALALDLTGDRAGKLIDVTGGVADLEARRIRVPSPAVLREDPLRCLRAVRMAAQLGFQVEAATAAAIREAAGGLEAVSAERIRDELFKILDAPRPAAHVRVLDDLGILAVILPPLAALKGVPQGDPHRQDVWEHTLEVVEGIPWVLDRLPRLVPEAGTETGERMAAPVEGNISRRSLLLFAALMHDAGKPATRTQEGDRVRFLGHEARGAELAAGLCEGLRLGRQAAALVTSVVAEHLRPILLAAEPSVTPRARYRLLRDLGEVAEEVLLHSLADVRATGGEDAAFRRQVAFVRETFAFRRDRMRPAASAPFLRGEEVMAALKIPPGPLVGACLAAVAEWQAAGEVRTPAEALERLRAEWPTFRQSWGPS